In the Ilumatobacteraceae bacterium genome, one interval contains:
- the zwf gene encoding glucose-6-phosphate dehydrogenase codes for MIDSSQPRADALVLFGATGDLAKRKLFPALYHLEQDGALDIPVIGVARSDWTDDSFRQHARDAIIAAEPHADAVALDPLCKRLDLIQGDYAEQATWDELRATLDRHQSCNAVYYMAIPPSMFPEVANRLASVDLNQRGRIVVEKPFGRDLESAQQLNETLAEVFPEERIFRIDHYLGKESVEDLLVFRFSNTLLEPVWNRRYVRSVQITMSETIGVEGRGSFYDGVGAIRDVLQNHLLQVVALLAMEPPAGSDAQFLQDEKAKVMAAMRAIEPSDLVRGQYVGYRDEPGVEEGSSVETFAAAKLVIDSWRWAGVPWYVRVGKGLTAAATEAVIEFHTPPRLLFDEAGGPPPGRNLVRFRLGKQDGVTFALQAKTPGPHLDSQEVDISVDFAAALGERSAAYERLLGDAIAGSPRRFARQDVVEQTWRIVQPVIDEPGPVHPYFRGSWGPSEAERLLGDGDHWYAPSS; via the coding sequence ATGATCGACTCGTCACAACCCCGCGCCGACGCACTGGTCCTGTTCGGCGCCACCGGCGACCTCGCCAAGCGCAAGCTGTTCCCGGCGCTGTATCACCTCGAGCAGGACGGCGCGCTCGACATCCCGGTCATCGGCGTCGCCCGGAGCGACTGGACCGACGACTCGTTCCGTCAGCACGCTCGCGACGCCATCATCGCCGCCGAGCCGCACGCCGACGCCGTCGCGCTCGACCCGCTGTGCAAACGGCTCGACCTGATCCAGGGCGACTACGCCGAGCAGGCGACCTGGGACGAGTTGCGGGCGACGCTCGATCGCCACCAGTCGTGCAACGCCGTCTACTACATGGCGATCCCACCGTCGATGTTCCCCGAGGTCGCCAACCGGCTCGCATCGGTCGACCTCAACCAGCGTGGTCGGATCGTCGTCGAGAAGCCGTTCGGTCGCGACCTCGAGAGCGCGCAGCAGCTCAACGAGACGCTGGCCGAGGTGTTCCCGGAAGAGCGCATCTTCCGGATCGATCACTACCTCGGCAAGGAGAGCGTCGAGGACCTGCTCGTGTTCCGGTTCTCCAACACCCTGCTCGAACCGGTGTGGAACCGCCGGTACGTGCGCAGCGTGCAGATCACGATGTCGGAGACGATCGGGGTCGAGGGCCGCGGGTCGTTCTACGACGGCGTCGGCGCGATCCGTGACGTGTTGCAGAACCACCTGCTGCAGGTCGTCGCCCTGCTGGCGATGGAGCCACCTGCCGGGTCCGACGCACAGTTCCTGCAAGACGAGAAGGCCAAGGTCATGGCGGCGATGCGCGCCATCGAACCGAGCGACCTCGTGCGCGGCCAGTACGTCGGGTATCGCGACGAGCCCGGCGTCGAGGAGGGGTCGTCGGTCGAGACCTTCGCCGCCGCGAAGCTCGTGATCGACTCCTGGCGCTGGGCCGGCGTGCCGTGGTACGTCCGGGTCGGCAAGGGACTGACCGCAGCTGCGACCGAAGCCGTGATCGAGTTCCACACGCCCCCACGCCTCCTGTTCGACGAGGCCGGTGGGCCGCCTCCGGGCCGCAACCTCGTGCGTTTCCGGTTGGGCAAGCAGGACGGCGTCACGTTCGCGCTCCAGGCCAAGACGCCGGGCCCGCACCTCGACAGCCAGGAGGTCGACATCTCGGTCGACTTCGCCGCCGCGCTCGGCGAGCGCTCGGCCGCCTACGAACGATTGCTCGGCGATGCGATCGCCGGGTCACCGAGGCGGTTCGCCCGCCAGGACGTCGTGGAGCAGACGTGGCGGATCGTGCAGCCGGTCATCGACGAACCCGGTCCGGTGCACCCGTACTTCCGCGGGTCGTGGGGCCCGTCCGAGGCAGAACGTCTCCTCGGCGACGGCGATCACTGGTACGCACCCAGCAGCTGA